In Halorussus halophilus, the DNA window GACGCGAGGACCGGACGTACGACCTCGGCCGAGGGAAAGCCGAAGAGTTGGCCGAGGTAGTCGCCGAGACGGGTACGAAGACAGTCATCATCGACAACGAACTTGACCCCGGACAACTCTTCGACTTGGGGGACCTGCTTCCAGACGGCACCGAGATACTCGACCGCTACCGATTGGTCCTCGACATCTTCGAGCGACAGGCCGGGACGAAGCGCGCGAAACTACAGGTCGAGCGCACCCGCCTCGAATACGACCTGCCGCGCGTTCGCCGGGAGATAACCGCGGAAATCGACGGCGAGGACTTGGCCCACGACGAGAAAGGTGGCCAGCGAGTGAGAGATATCGAGCAACGAATCGACGCGCTCGACACCAAACTCTCCGACCTCGCCGACGACACCGCGGCACGACGGGAACGGAGACGCGAGGAGGGCTTCGAGTTCGTCGCGCTGGTGGGCTACACCAACGCCGGAAAATCGACGCTCCTGCACCGTCTCGCGGACGACCTCGACCTCGACGAAGAGGAGGCATCCGACCACGAGGACTTCGACGGAACGGCCGAAATAGAGGACCGACTGTTCAAGACGCTCGACACGACGACCCGACGGGCGACTATCGACGGCAGACGAACGCTCGCCACGGACACCGTCGGGTTCGTGGACGACCTGCCACACGAGATGGTCGAGTCGTTCCACGGGACGCTCTCGGAGACCCAAGACGCCGACTGCGTCGTACTGGTCGCCGACGCGAGCGACGACCACGAGGAACTACGCCGAAAGTTGCTGGCTAGTTTGAAACTCGTCGAGGACACCGAGTCCCTCGTCGTCGCTCTCAACAAAGCCGACCTATTGAGCGAGTCGGAACTGGCCGCCCGAACCGACGCCATCGCCGACCTCGCGCCCGACCCCGTGGCAATCAGCGCGACCGAAGACGAAAATCTCGGCGCGCTCTGCGAGCGCGTCGCGGCCGCACTCCCCGACCTGCACCACGCCGACCTCAGACTGCCGAACGACGACGAAGCGATGAGTCTCGTCTCGTGGCTCTACGACCGCGCCCGCGTCGAAGACGTGACGTACGGCGACGACGAAGTCCGAATCGAATTCGACGGTCACCCGTCGGTGGTCGAGCGAGCGCGAGCGAAAGCAGACGCACTCGCGCCAGAGGCTCGCTGACAACGTAGTGTGAACGATACGTCGGGAACCGAGAGTGCTCCGTCAGAGGTACCGCGTATAGCCACAGACAGTACAGTGCAGGTCGTCGTCGTGGCGTACGAGGACACCAGATTCACACTTCGGGCACGGGCCGACGGCGAGCGTACCGAGCGATTCGCCGTTCGCTTCGACGGCCCGCCGAAGCCACTGCACCTCTTCTTCGAGACGCGCAACCCGCAATTCGAGTTGCCGCAGTCGGCGCGCCCGTCCGCCGCCTCTGGACATGGTACTGCTCCGTTGTCGCGTGTTCGTCCATCGAGTCATGACTCTACTACTACGCGCCGAGTGCTACTAAGATTCTCGGCGGGAGCGTAGTTGTCCGTGCGTTGACTGTCGGAGTCTCGAAAAAACGCCTTTGTCGGCGGTCGGTGTACGGACCCCGAGAAAGGATGACAGTTACTGCACGCCTCGAAGTGATTCCGACGCGCGAACGGGGGATGTCCGACGGCGTCGCCCGAGCGGTAGACGCACTCGAACTGTTCGACGTGAGCTACGAGACGACGGCCACCGACACCGTTATCGAAGCCGACAACCCGGACGAAGTATTCAGAGCGGCAGCGGCCGCTCACCGCGCAGTCTCGGACGGACGGGTCATCACGTCCCTAGAGCTAGACGACCAACGCGGCCGAAGCCAACGGGGCGAGGACCGCGTGGCCGCAGTCGAACGGCGACTCGGTCGCCCACCGCGCCGAGAGCGGTCGGTGCGTTTCGAGAACCGTCGTCGAGAAACTGCCTCAAGCCGTCCGGAACGATATCACGCACCCCGGATACGACCCGCACCGACGCAGACCGATGCGGGATGGAGTGGTGGTCAGTTCGGCGGACAGACCGAATCACGATACCTCCGAGTGGGAGGGTCGCGCTGAACGACGCGGATATGAAATCCGACAGAGTCGTCGTCCGCCGCCTTCGTGAATCTTATATCGGCAGGTCAGAAACACGCCTTCGTGTGTGGTAGTGTGGCCCCAAAAGACCAGTGGTCCGTCTCGGCGACTGTCGTCGAACAGGTCGCAGCGGCCCACGGCGTAGAGCCGACAGAACTCGACACGCCGCTAGGGACGACCCTCGACACCGACGCACTCGACTCACTCGTCGGGTCGCTATCAGCGGACGCGACGGTCTCGTTCACGTACACGGGAATCGAAGTCGTCGTTCACTCCGACGGCTACGTCGAAGTCTCTCGCTGAGAGCTTTCCGCAGTCAGCGAAGCCGCCGATAGTCGTACTGCCCGCGGAGGTTGTCGTGGAAGTACGACCCCTGCGAGCGCGCGTGCAGGAGTTGTTGATACGTCTCCTGTGGCACGTCGAAGTACTGGTAGACGCCGCCGCTGTGGAACGCTATTTCGAGAGTCTCCTCCTCGCGGTCGTAGCCGACGCTCTGGATACTGCTCGACGCGACGGGTGTCCGACGCTCGGTCACGCAGGTCAACTGGTCGTAGGGCACGTAGCCGACGATTCGGCCGTCGAAGTAGCAGACGACGCCGTGGCGACCCTCCTCGACTTCGTCGCACTCGATTCGCTCGCCGCTCGCCGTGAGTGCTTTCATGCCGGGACCACGACGACCCTCCCTCTCAAAGCATCGGCCGGCCAGTTGGGACGACAGTCCCGACGCCGACAATCGTTTCTCCCGCGCGTCCGTACTCGACGTATGCGTCGTCTCGGAGTGCGAGTGCTGATGGCGGCCGTCGGTCTTGCGACGTTTGTCCTGTACGCGGGCGTGGCCAGTTTCTTCGCGTGGGGGCTGGTCGGTCTCTGGCAGGCCCGTGGCGACTTATTGACCCTCCTCGTGGTCAGTTCGGTGCTGACGCTGGCGTTCAGTTACGCGAGCTATCGAGTCGGCACGAGTCGCTTGGTCTCTCGTCTCGACGCGAGAGCAGTGCCGCGCCAGAGCGCGCCCGAGCTACATCGGCGACTCGACAACCTTTGCACCGAAATGGGGGTCGAGCGACCGCCGCTACTGGTCGCGCGAATGCCCGTCCCGAACGCGATGGCTGTCGGCGGCGTCGGAACCGGCTCGATACTGCTCGACCGGCGACTGTTTCGCCTGCTCGGAACGGACGAACTGGAGACGATACTCGCCCACGAACTGTCTCACCTCGAAAGTAACGACAGCCTCGTCCAGACGCTGGCGTACAGTCTCGGCCAGTCGCTCGTCTGGGTGGTCGTTGTGGTGACGCTCCCACTCGTCGTGGTCGTCGTCGGAGCGACGCGGACGCAGGCGTGGCTCCGCGGGGATTCGAGCGCGTGGACGACCACGGCGTTCGGCGAGTTTCGTCGCCGGACCAGTCAAGTCGCGCTGGCCGTCCTGAGTCTGCTGACCCTCTTGGTCCTCGCACACTCCCGAAAGCGCGAGTTCGCGGCCGACGACCGGGCCGCGACGGTGACTCGAAAACCCCGAGCGCTCGCCTCCGCACTGCGGAAGATAGAACGCGCCAGCGAACCGCGGTTGGGGTTGCTCACGCCGCTGTACGTCCGGGGCGACGAAGACGGATGGCTCACCGAGATACTCTCGACGCATCCGGCGACAGACGAGCGCGTTCGCCGGTTGGTCGAACGCGCCGAGGCGAACGCAACGACAATCGAGGTTCGGTAATCGACAATCGAATGTCGATAGTCCGGGATTCCGCTACCGAAACCCGCTCGACAGCGGTCCGAAACACCAAACATTAATGTTAGGTGGGCCTAAAACCGTGCGTATGACTCAGTCTTCGGGACCCCGACGTTCGGACGATGCGGCGGGCCACGGGTGCACTCGGAGGTGTTCGTGCCGTGTCCACTGAACGGGACGTGGAACGCGAAGTCGGAGAGGACCCCGTTCTCGGAAGTGAGTTCACGACGAGGACCGACGGGTCGCGCGAGAGCGCCCTCCACGGCGAATCGCTCTCTATCTCCTACGACGCCGAGGACCCCGTCGTCGAGTGCGACCGAATCGACCTCCCGAAAGGCGAGATAACCGCGCTCGTGGGGCCGAACGGGTCGGGCAAGAGTACCATCCTGAAGACGCTCTCGAACCACCACGACCCAGACACAGGCACCGTCGTCCTCGACGGCCGCGAGGTTCAGCAGTTCGGCGACAAAGAGTTGGCCCGCGAACTCGGCCTGCTCTCCCAAGAGAACGACGCCCCCGAGAGCATCACCGTCGAAGACCTCGTGTATCACGGCCGCTACCCGCACCGCGGTTTCTTCGATTCCGTCACCGAGCAGGACCAAAACGCAGTCGAGCGCGCCATCGAACTCGCTGGCGTGGACCACATCCGCGACCAAGCGTTAGGCAGCCTCAGCGGCGGCCAGAAGCAACTTGCGTGGATTGCGATGGTGTTCGCCCAAGAGACCGACGTGCTCCTGCTCGACGAACCGACGACGTTCCTCGACCTCCATCACCAACTTCGCGTGATGGAGATCGTCCGGTCGCTCAACGAAGAGAAGGGCGTCACCGTCGGTGTCGTCCTCCACGACATCGCGCAGGCCGCTCGGTTCGCCGACTACCTCGTCGCGCTGGACGACGGCGAGGTGTACGACTGGGGACCGCCCCGAGAGGTCGTCACCGAAGAACTGCTCGCAGACGTGTTCGAAGTGGACGCCGCCGTACAGTACACGCCAGACCCGGAAATCGTCCCGAAGCGGTCGCTCTGAGCGGTCGCCGTCGCTTCTCTCCCGGAGACCTATCTATTTGTAACAGAGCGTAGTACCGAAGTGGGTATCAGCGAATGCTGTACCCTGTCAGGTTCGGTCGCGTCCTCTTCGCGTTCCTCCCGTTTCTACTCGCCTTCGCGCGTGACCGACATCGGTTCGTCGTCGTCGGGCGTTCACGAGAAGTCAGCGACGAGCGACGCCGCGAACGCGCCAGCGAACTGCGCGACGTGATGCTCGAACTCGGACCGACGTTCATCAAAATCGGGCAGGTGCTCTCGACGCGACCCGACCTCGTGCCGAAGATCTACGCCGAGGAGTTTCGCACGCTACAGGACGCCGTGCCGCCCGGCGCGTACGAGGAGGTGGAACCGATACTCTCCGAAGACGTGGCAGACGGAGGGCAGGTGAGCGACGTGTACGAGGAGTTCGACACTGAACCGATAGCGGGCGGGTCGCTCGCGCAGGTACACACCGCTCGGTACGGAGGGAGACGAGTCGCAGTGAAGATTCGGCGGCCGGGAATCGTCGAAGTCGTCGAGACGGACCTACGGGTGATTCGTCGCGTCCTGCCGCTCATCACCGCGTTCGCGCCGGAGCGCCATCGGTTCTCTCTCCGGAACTTGGCCGACGACTTCGAGCGCGTCATTCGGGAAGAACTCGACTTCGAGCGCGAGGGGCGCATGATGGACGAGATACGGCAGAACTTCGAAGCCGACGACTCGGTGACGATTCCGCGGTGGTACCCCGAACGCTCCACCGAGCGAGTGCTGACGATGACGTACGTCGGGAGCACGAAACTCAGCGCAGTCGAGCGGTTACGTGAGCGCGGCTTCGACCCGAAGGAGGTCGCTCACGACGTGGCGAACGCCTACTTCGAGATGGGGATGGTACACGGCGTCTTCCACGGGGACCCACACCCCGGCAACATCGGGGTGGACGAACGAGGCCGAATCGTCTTCTACGACTTCGGGATGTCCGGGCGGTTCACGCCGGAGATGCGCGAGTCAATCGTCCAGTTCTACCTCGCCGTCGTCTCCCGCGACGTGAACCGAATCATGGACGTGCTGGTCGCGCTCGGGACGCTCGACCCGGACGTAGACCGCCAAGCGATGGCCCACGTCCTGCAACTCGTCCTCGAAGACTTGGAAGGCAGTGGCGTCTCGGACTGGCGCGCGATACTCGCCGAAGTGCTGACGGTACTCCGAGCGTTCCCGTTCCGGATTCCGCCCGACCTCATGCTCGTGATTCGCGTGGCGACTGTTGGAGAGGGCGTCCTCCGGGACCTCGACCCGGAGTTCGACATCGTCACGACGGCCAGAGAATTTCTGCTCGAACACGGCTACATGCGACAGGGCGTCGGGACGCTGGTCGAAGAGACGCGCCGAGACGCCAGAACGTCGTTCCAATCGACCGTTCGACTGCCGTCGAAACTGGAAGACGTTCTCGACTTGCTACTGCGCGGCGACCTCAGCGTCTCCGGCTTGGAGTTAGAACGACCGCTCGTCGTCGTCGGTCGGACGCTCGCGTACGCACTCATCACCGCGGCGTGGGTAATCGGCTCCTCGATTCTGATTTACGAGAATCCGGTGTACGGAGCCATCGGATTCACCATCGCGGCGGTGATGACAGTGCTGTTCGTCCAGAGCATTCTGAAGACGAGGCGTACCGCGAGATAACGAACCGGATAGAACCCGCGCTACTCTTCGAACAACTTCTCTCTCAGCAACTCTCGACTCGCTTCGAGTCGCGCTTCGCGTTCTGCGGCCGAAATCTCGAAGTCGAGGCGTTCTTCCTTGATTTCAGCTTTGACCCGCTCGATTCGTTCCGCGGAAATCTCTTCGTCGGGAATCGTGCCGTCTATCCAGTCGTCTACGTGACCCTCCCACTCGTCGCCGCCGTACTTGTCTACTTCGACGCGCCAATCCCAGAACTGCGCAACTTCGTCCCAGTAGCCTCTCGATTTACGTAGGTCCTCGATGAGCGACTTGGCGACTCGGCCACCGTGACCAGCGGCGATGCTGACCTGATGAGGGCCGCCCGAGAGCCAGCCAGCGACGTACAGGCCGTCGATTTCCGTCCGGCCGCTCTCGTCCGCTTCGACGGGATGGTCGCCGCCGTCGTGAAACTCGCCGTCCGCGAGTTCCGCGAGGTAGTCGCCGTCGTATGCCGTGGCCGCGAGGACGAATCTGGTCGTCACGTCGCGGCCGTCTTGGGTGCTGACGCGGAATCCGCCGAGGGAGTTGCTATCTTTACTTCCTTCGTCGCTCGCGTTCAGGCGCGCGACTTCGACGACCATGTCGTCCTCCACGTCGCCGCCCTCGTACCGGACGTGTTCGCGGCCGAGTTCGAGGAACGTCTCGGGGCGAATCCCGAGCAGGCCGAGGTAGTTCTCGATGCAGTAGCACTGCTCGATGGCAGAGGTACCACGGTCGAAGACGAGCGCGTCGAGACCGTAGCGCGAGAGGAACAGCGCGGCCGAGAGACCGGACGCTCCGCCGCCGACTATTACCACGTCGCGGTCGAACTCGTTTTTCGTTCCTGCCATCACAGTTCACCGACGGTGCCCTGCTTGCGCATCAGGTACAGGAAGTACGGCCCGCCGATGATTCCGGTGACAATGCCGACCGGAATCTGGGTCGCAAGAGCGAGTCGCGCGCCAACGTCGGCGAGAACGACCAGCGCCGGACCCGCGAACACACAGCCGGTCATCACCCGCCGGTAGTCGCTCCCGACGACTGTCCGCACCATGTGGGGGACGACGAGACCGACGAAGCCGACGAGTCCCGCGACGGCGACGCTCGCGGCCGCAAGAATTATCGCGACCGCCGAGACGCCAAACCGGACTCGTTCGACCGACATGCCGAGCGACTGGGCAGTTCGCTCCCCGAGCAGGAGGACGTTCAACTGCCGCGACGTGAGGAGTGCGAACGGGAGGAAGATGGCAGTCCACGGAGCCACCGTCCGGACCTGCTCCCAATCGACCCCTGTGAGTGACCCCGTGGTCCACGCAATCGCGCTCTGGACCGCGCCGAGGTCGTCGGCGAAGTAGAACACGCCGGTCTGGAGCGAGTTGAACACCGTGCTGACGATGACGCCAGCGAGTATCAGACGCACCGGATTAGTCCCGCCCTGCCACGCGATGGCGTAGACGAGCAGGAACGCTGCCGTACCGCCCAGTGCCGCCAGCAGCGGGAGATAGGAGGTGAGTCCAGTGAACACGATGAGGCCCAACAGGATGGCGAGACCGGCCCCGGAACTCACGCCGAGGACGTACGGACTCGCCAGTTCGTTGCGCGTGACCGCCTGGAAGATAGCACCCGAGACGGCGAGGTTCATGCCGACGAACATCGCCACGAACACTCGCGGGAGCCGAATCGTCCAGACGATGAGCGTCTCGTTGTCCATCTCCGGAGCCTCGCCGCCCGTCAGGAACGCATGCCACGCGTCCAGGTTCAGGAAGATGTCCGGGTCGAACACCGAGTTCCACGCAGTCGCGAGGCTCATCGAGTAGGTGCCGAAGCTGACCTGCACTAACCCGGCAAGGACGACGACCGCGACGCTACCCAGGACGACCGACGCCAGCGACCCGTCGAGCCATCCGAGTCGGCCGTCGCGCTGTTCGCCCCGCCCGCCAGCAGTCGCGGTTTCGTCCGACACGGTCCTAGAAGTCGCCGTTCACGACGTCTGCGACTTTCTGGCGGTCGAACAGCTTGCCGGAGTAGGTGTCGGGGAAGAACGCCTTGGCGAACCGCTCGGTCAGGAAGAGGTTGTGAATCGGCCCCTCGTAGATTGGGCCGCCACGGAACACCTGGCCGTTCTGGACGGCAGTGAGTTGACTCGCCGCGGAGTGGTCCTTCATGTAGCTCAGGATGGTGTTCTCGAACTCCTTGGCAGTCTTGGTTTCGTGGCCCCGAATCAGGATAGCCTCCGGGTCGATTTCCAGCAGCGTCTCGTAGTCTATCTTGCCGGAGCTAGACGTAGAGCGCGGTTGCACGTCCGACCCCTCGAAGGCGTCTTGGACGCGCAGGTCGCGGAACTGCTTTTTGTTCGTACCCTTGCCGCTGAGTCGGTACGGCGTGAACTCCCCGGGTTCGTCCTTGGCTGCGAAGACGAGTGCCGCCTCCGGCCCCTTTTCGGGGAGCTTCGACTGCACGTCGCTAATGAACGAGTCGTGGAGCTTCTTGAACGCGTCGTAGCGGGGTTTCTGCTGGAAGACTTCCGCGACCTTCTCGAAAGCCTCGTACATCGAGTAGTACTCGTAATCGTGCCACGAGTCGGTGCGTCGGAAGATTGTGTTGCCGACGAACGGCGCGACGCGCTCTTCGATTTGGTCGAGGTCGTTCTGTTCCAGTCCGAACGCGCTGTTGTTCGTTAGCCACTTCGGGTCGATGAGGTGGACGCCACAGTTCAGTTCGAAGAAGATTTCTTTGTCGATGCCGCCGTCGTAGAGCGGTTTCATCGACTCCTTGTCCACGGAGACGCCCGGCAGTTCGTCGTAGTACTTGGTGTGGAACCGGGGCGGGTACCCGACGGCTTGCAGGCCGTCGGCCTGTCCAAGTGCGACGCCCATGTCCGCGTAGCCAGCCTCGTAGACGAGCCACTTCTTCGGCACGCTCTCGAACGTGACTTCGCCGACGGGTGCCATGTTCACCGAGTAGGAACCGCTCGCACTCTCGGTAGTCTCTGAACCCTCCGACTCGGTCGTCCCGTCGCCGCTCGTCGTCCCGGACGCCGCGGTAGTGCCCTCGGTCGTGGTGCCTTCGTCGCTACCATCTCCACCGGTACAGCCCGCGAGAAGCGCACTGCTGACTGCTGCACTGCCTACGATGAACTGCCGTCGAGTCGAATTACTGTCGGATCCTCTGCTCATACTTTTAGGCCATCCTAAAACATGATAAGGGCTTCGGTATTTTGGCAGACCTAAACCATCGGAGGGAGGCGGGTTCGTACGGATTACCCATCCGGAATCACCCGGGAGCATCAGACGGCTAGCAGTCGGTGACCCGTGAATAAATAGTCCTCGTTCTGACGATAGAACTACGCAGTCGGCGACCAAACGCGACCACATGCCAGAACTGTTCGGCATCTACGAGGGAACCGCCGCCACGCAGTACGTCGGGTGTCTCAGTTGCGACGACAGCATCGACTTGAACGAACCCCATCCGATGTACCAGCGCAAGGAAGCCGACGGAGTCGGCGATTCGGCCACGCAGACCTATCACTTCTGTAGCGATGGCTGTCTCGACGAGTGGGCCGAAAAAGAAGGTTACCGGTCGTAATCAGGCGAGTCGGCTTCTGACGCCGTTCGAGATGCGCTTGCGATTGTAGAACAGTTCGCCGAGACCCCAACCGACGAGGAGGAGTCCCGCGACGACTGCGCCGACGAAGTCCCACGGACCCATCCAAACCGGTCGGACCCATGGGGCAATCTTCGACCAGCGGTTAGCGAACTGGTCTACTGGTTCGCTGACGGGCGTTCCCGCGAACGCCGCGCTCAGCCACTGCGAGAAAGTGAGACGGTCGCCGGTTCCGGGCGTCAGTCCCGCACTGCCCGAGACACTGTACTCACCTTCTGCGTTCTGGTCGGCGATAGTCGGCCCTTCGTCACCGGCCTCGTCGCCCAGTTGCATCCGCTCCACGTCGTACGGTGCCCACGGAGCGTAGAACTCCCAGACGACCTCGCCCTGTGGGGTGACTTCGATGACGCGTTGGTTGTTCGAGTCCACGACGAGCGTGTTGCCGTTCGGGAGTCGGTCGGCGTCCCGCGGCCAGTTGAAGTCCTGACTGGAGCCGAGTTCCCACGTCTCTTTCCACTCGCCGCCGCGCTTCGCGTACTCGACGATGCGGTCGTTCTCGCTGTCGGCCACGACGATGGTCGGCGTCCCGTTCTCGCTTTCGAGATACTGGGGATTGTGCTGTTCGTGCATCACGTCGTAGTTCTGGTCTTCGCCGAGGCGCATATCGACCGCCTTCGTGGACCGGTTGATGACCATCACTTGGTCCATGTTCCGCGGCGAGATGAGGTACTGACCGTCGGCTATCTTGTCCACGTCGTTGACGTGGGTCCAGTCGTCGCCTTTGCCCTGCTTGTTCTTGCTCTTGTACCGCTTGCCTTGGCTCTTCTTGAAGTCCGTATGCTTCTCGAACTGCCACTCCCAGACGACCTCGTCGTCGCCGCGGTCGTAAATGAAGATGCGGTCGCGGTTGACCTCGTCTTCCACGTCGTAGTTACGCATCTCGGCCACTAGCAACTGGTCGCCGTTTATCATGTCGGCGTCGTGCGTGTCGTGGACTTCGGGGAAGTGTTCGACCCACAGAGTCTCGTTGGCTTGCGGGTCAAACTCGTAGACGCGAGTGCCGTCACGTGACGTCGCCGTGATGAGGACGTTACTTCCATTGATTGGGTCCACGTCGTAGAACCACGTCGCACCAACTCGGTCCCCTTCGTGGACCCACTGGACGTCACCGCGGGGACCCACGCCGACGAGTCGAGCGGGCTTCTTTCCGTTCTTTTGTCCTTTGAACTTGTAGCCTTGAATCGCTATGACCGTCGTTCCGTCTGCAGGTTGTTCGATAGTACCTTTCTGGAGGTTGGTGTTAGTCGGTTCGTAGGTGAGGGCGGAGACTGCCGAGGGGGCAAGCAGCGACACGACGAGGAGCAACACCACGCCGCGTACCAGCCACGGTTTCGACAACCGCTCGTTCCACGCGTCAGACATACAACCGCGTACACCCACGGAGGACATATGGGTTTTGTCCTCTTTCCCCGACGGCGACGGGGCAAATTAGTCGAAGCGGGGTCGCTTTTTTAGCTTCTGAGGTCGCTCCACTATTGGGGAGTGGGATGTTCAGAGACAGAACTGATGCAGGACGAAAGCTCGCAGACCTACTGACCGAGCGCGGCGTCGAGACAGACATTGTTCTCGCAGTACCGAGAGG includes these proteins:
- a CDS encoding ABC transporter substrate-binding protein; translation: MSRGSDSNSTRRQFIVGSAAVSSALLAGCTGGDGSDEGTTTEGTTAASGTTSGDGTTESEGSETTESASGSYSVNMAPVGEVTFESVPKKWLVYEAGYADMGVALGQADGLQAVGYPPRFHTKYYDELPGVSVDKESMKPLYDGGIDKEIFFELNCGVHLIDPKWLTNNSAFGLEQNDLDQIEERVAPFVGNTIFRRTDSWHDYEYYSMYEAFEKVAEVFQQKPRYDAFKKLHDSFISDVQSKLPEKGPEAALVFAAKDEPGEFTPYRLSGKGTNKKQFRDLRVQDAFEGSDVQPRSTSSSGKIDYETLLEIDPEAILIRGHETKTAKEFENTILSYMKDHSAASQLTAVQNGQVFRGGPIYEGPIHNLFLTERFAKAFFPDTYSGKLFDRQKVADVVNGDF
- a CDS encoding thiamine-binding protein, translating into MTVTARLEVIPTRERGMSDGVARAVDALELFDVSYETTATDTVIEADNPDEVFRAAAAAHRAVSDGRVITSLELDDQRGRSQRGEDRVAAVERRLGRPPRRERSVRFENRRRETASSRPERYHAPRIRPAPTQTDAGWSGGQFGGQTESRYLRVGGSR
- a CDS encoding M48 family metallopeptidase; amino-acid sequence: MRRLGVRVLMAAVGLATFVLYAGVASFFAWGLVGLWQARGDLLTLLVVSSVLTLAFSYASYRVGTSRLVSRLDARAVPRQSAPELHRRLDNLCTEMGVERPPLLVARMPVPNAMAVGGVGTGSILLDRRLFRLLGTDELETILAHELSHLESNDSLVQTLAYSLGQSLVWVVVVVTLPLVVVVVGATRTQAWLRGDSSAWTTTAFGEFRRRTSQVALAVLSLLTLLVLAHSRKREFAADDRAATVTRKPRALASALRKIERASEPRLGLLTPLYVRGDEDGWLTEILSTHPATDERVRRLVERAEANATTIEVR
- the hflX gene encoding GTPase HflX, with the translated sequence MQSTDANSGAIVAKRVDSGQADTAEIRALAEAAGYEIRAEVTQTRREDRTYDLGRGKAEELAEVVAETGTKTVIIDNELDPGQLFDLGDLLPDGTEILDRYRLVLDIFERQAGTKRAKLQVERTRLEYDLPRVRREITAEIDGEDLAHDEKGGQRVRDIEQRIDALDTKLSDLADDTAARRERRREEGFEFVALVGYTNAGKSTLLHRLADDLDLDEEEASDHEDFDGTAEIEDRLFKTLDTTTRRATIDGRRTLATDTVGFVDDLPHEMVESFHGTLSETQDADCVVLVADASDDHEELRRKLLASLKLVEDTESLVVALNKADLLSESELAARTDAIADLAPDPVAISATEDENLGALCERVAAALPDLHHADLRLPNDDEAMSLVSWLYDRARVEDVTYGDDEVRIEFDGHPSVVERARAKADALAPEAR
- a CDS encoding DUF7576 family protein, with product MPELFGIYEGTAATQYVGCLSCDDSIDLNEPHPMYQRKEADGVGDSATQTYHFCSDGCLDEWAEKEGYRS
- a CDS encoding KTSC domain-containing protein is translated as MKALTASGERIECDEVEEGRHGVVCYFDGRIVGYVPYDQLTCVTERRTPVASSSIQSVGYDREEETLEIAFHSGGVYQYFDVPQETYQQLLHARSQGSYFHDNLRGQYDYRRLR
- a CDS encoding FAD-dependent oxidoreductase; protein product: MAGTKNEFDRDVVIVGGGASGLSAALFLSRYGLDALVFDRGTSAIEQCYCIENYLGLLGIRPETFLELGREHVRYEGGDVEDDMVVEVARLNASDEGSKDSNSLGGFRVSTQDGRDVTTRFVLAATAYDGDYLAELADGEFHDGGDHPVEADESGRTEIDGLYVAGWLSGGPHQVSIAAGHGGRVAKSLIEDLRKSRGYWDEVAQFWDWRVEVDKYGGDEWEGHVDDWIDGTIPDEEISAERIERVKAEIKEERLDFEISAAEREARLEASRELLREKLFEE
- a CDS encoding ABC transporter ATP-binding protein, translated to MRRATGALGGVRAVSTERDVEREVGEDPVLGSEFTTRTDGSRESALHGESLSISYDAEDPVVECDRIDLPKGEITALVGPNGSGKSTILKTLSNHHDPDTGTVVLDGREVQQFGDKELARELGLLSQENDAPESITVEDLVYHGRYPHRGFFDSVTEQDQNAVERAIELAGVDHIRDQALGSLSGGQKQLAWIAMVFAQETDVLLLDEPTTFLDLHHQLRVMEIVRSLNEEKGVTVGVVLHDIAQAARFADYLVALDDGEVYDWGPPREVVTEELLADVFEVDAAVQYTPDPEIVPKRSL
- a CDS encoding HalOD1 output domain-containing protein, whose protein sequence is MAPKDQWSVSATVVEQVAAAHGVEPTELDTPLGTTLDTDALDSLVGSLSADATVSFTYTGIEVVVHSDGYVEVSR
- a CDS encoding ABC1 kinase family protein, which codes for MLYPVRFGRVLFAFLPFLLAFARDRHRFVVVGRSREVSDERRRERASELRDVMLELGPTFIKIGQVLSTRPDLVPKIYAEEFRTLQDAVPPGAYEEVEPILSEDVADGGQVSDVYEEFDTEPIAGGSLAQVHTARYGGRRVAVKIRRPGIVEVVETDLRVIRRVLPLITAFAPERHRFSLRNLADDFERVIREELDFEREGRMMDEIRQNFEADDSVTIPRWYPERSTERVLTMTYVGSTKLSAVERLRERGFDPKEVAHDVANAYFEMGMVHGVFHGDPHPGNIGVDERGRIVFYDFGMSGRFTPEMRESIVQFYLAVVSRDVNRIMDVLVALGTLDPDVDRQAMAHVLQLVLEDLEGSGVSDWRAILAEVLTVLRAFPFRIPPDLMLVIRVATVGEGVLRDLDPEFDIVTTAREFLLEHGYMRQGVGTLVEETRRDARTSFQSTVRLPSKLEDVLDLLLRGDLSVSGLELERPLVVVGRTLAYALITAAWVIGSSILIYENPVYGAIGFTIAAVMTVLFVQSILKTRRTAR
- a CDS encoding aryl-sulfate sulfotransferase, which produces MSDAWNERLSKPWLVRGVVLLLVVSLLAPSAVSALTYEPTNTNLQKGTIEQPADGTTVIAIQGYKFKGQKNGKKPARLVGVGPRGDVQWVHEGDRVGATWFYDVDPINGSNVLITATSRDGTRVYEFDPQANETLWVEHFPEVHDTHDADMINGDQLLVAEMRNYDVEDEVNRDRIFIYDRGDDEVVWEWQFEKHTDFKKSQGKRYKSKNKQGKGDDWTHVNDVDKIADGQYLISPRNMDQVMVINRSTKAVDMRLGEDQNYDVMHEQHNPQYLESENGTPTIVVADSENDRIVEYAKRGGEWKETWELGSSQDFNWPRDADRLPNGNTLVVDSNNQRVIEVTPQGEVVWEFYAPWAPYDVERMQLGDEAGDEGPTIADQNAEGEYSVSGSAGLTPGTGDRLTFSQWLSAAFAGTPVSEPVDQFANRWSKIAPWVRPVWMGPWDFVGAVVAGLLLVGWGLGELFYNRKRISNGVRSRLA
- a CDS encoding FecCD family ABC transporter permease, yielding MSDETATAGGRGEQRDGRLGWLDGSLASVVLGSVAVVVLAGLVQVSFGTYSMSLATAWNSVFDPDIFLNLDAWHAFLTGGEAPEMDNETLIVWTIRLPRVFVAMFVGMNLAVSGAIFQAVTRNELASPYVLGVSSGAGLAILLGLIVFTGLTSYLPLLAALGGTAAFLLVYAIAWQGGTNPVRLILAGVIVSTVFNSLQTGVFYFADDLGAVQSAIAWTTGSLTGVDWEQVRTVAPWTAIFLPFALLTSRQLNVLLLGERTAQSLGMSVERVRFGVSAVAIILAAASVAVAGLVGFVGLVVPHMVRTVVGSDYRRVMTGCVFAGPALVVLADVGARLALATQIPVGIVTGIIGGPYFLYLMRKQGTVGEL